A single Wolbachia endosymbiont (group A) of Bibio marci DNA region contains:
- a CDS encoding AAA family ATPase, protein MKKKRKQCAINELYQLNADSPDLVNNIRLLSRVGENNSLIVFNDSYTGRLTPYFYDLLEDIKSFQPKLVILDAASDLFGGDEDICTHRRQFMQLCCANIARTVNCAVLLCKHDTNIDMWHNRAFYLSRSEEASDERILHCGRSSHLLRYQNGVFVI, encoded by the coding sequence ATGAAAAAAAAGCGCAAGCAATGTGCAATAAATGAGTTATACCAACTGAATGCAGATTCTCCTGATCTTGTCAACAATATTCGTTTATTATCTCGAGTAGGTGAAAATAATTCACTTATAGTTTTCAATGACAGCTATACGGGTCGATTAACACCTTATTTTTACGATTTGCTTGAAGACATAAAATCTTTTCAACCAAAACTTGTGATATTGGATGCAGCTTCAGATTTATTTGGAGGAGATGAAGATATCTGTACTCACCGTAGGCAATTTATGCAGCTTTGTTGTGCCAATATAGCAAGGACAGTAAATTGCGCTGTTTTGCTGTGTAAACACGATACAAATATAGATATGTGGCATAATAGGGCATTTTACTTATCTAGATCAGAAGAAGCAAGTGATGAGCGTATTCTACATTGTGGAAGGTCAAG
- a CDS encoding AAA family ATPase encodes MINAIDVSKWVGSPPEKEFIIQDWLSIGNVSYLSGDYEVGKSLLVQQLMTAVATGKPWLSIDVKQVKTYALFCEDEKKAQAMCNK; translated from the coding sequence ATGATCAATGCAATAGATGTTTCAAAATGGGTTGGTTCACCTCCCGAAAAAGAATTCATCATACAAGATTGGCTCTCTATAGGGAATGTTTCATATCTCAGTGGTGATTATGAAGTTGGTAAGTCCCTTCTCGTTCAGCAATTAATGACAGCAGTTGCTACCGGAAAACCTTGGCTCAGTATAGATGTTAAACAAGTTAAGACATATGCTTTATTTTGTGAGGATGAAAAAAAAGCGCAAGCAATGTGCAATAAATGA